One genomic segment of Chelonoidis abingdonii isolate Lonesome George chromosome 16, CheloAbing_2.0, whole genome shotgun sequence includes these proteins:
- the LOC116834966 gene encoding neuropeptide Y receptor type 4-2-like: MSKTEDLNMILPFPFNKNLSLERGILTHIPGYCRNTTDLAVFLVTSYSLETILGILGNVCLISVIVRQKERTNVTSILITNLIVSDLFMSIVCLPFTIVYTLMDYWIFGEVMCKMTSFIQCTSVSVSILSLVLIGLERHQLIINPTGWRPSIPQAYLGIVVIWTLACLMSLPFLTTSVLTYDLYKQFSYIADSSADKAVCMDSWPSDQHRLIYTTTLLLFQYCIPLFIILVCYLRIYLRLQKRKDMFEKSAYNGRVVQLRRINILLVSMVIAFAVCWLPLHVFNSIEDWDYKAISPCHHNLIFSLCHLVAMASTCVNPVIYGFLNNNFKNEVKSLILRCQHNSSSHQGTASEVSTEETSGRLLHMDAKSNRWLHSLTPTYTP; encoded by the coding sequence ATGAGCAAGACAGAAGATCTTAACATGATCCTTCCCTTTCCATTCAATAAGAATTTGAGTTTAGAGCGAGGCATCCTCACACATATCCCAGGTTATTGCAGAAACACAACTGACCTTGCTGTCTTTCTAGTCACCTCATATAGCTTAGAAACCATCCTAGGCATCCTGGGAAATGTTTGCCTGATTAGTGTCATAGTCAGGCAGAAGGAGAGGACCAATGTCACCAGCATACTCATTACCAACTTGATAGTCTCTGACTTGTTCATGAGCATCGTCTGCCTGCCTTTCACCATTGTCTACACCCTGATGGACTACTGGATATTTGGTGAGGTCATGTGCAAAATGACTTCCTTCATCCAATGTACTTCTGTGAGTGTGTCAATTCTCTCCCTTGTCCTCATTGGTCTGGAAAGACACCAGCTCATCATAAACCCAACTGGTTGGAGGCCAAGCATCCCCCAAGCCTATCTAGGGATTGTAGTCATTTGGACATTAGCTTGCCTCATGTCTCTGCCCTTTCTGACAACCTCCGTCTTGACATATGACTTGTACAAGCAGTTCTCCTATATTGCGGATTCTTCTGCTGACAAGGCTGTATGCATGGACTCATGGCCGTCTGACCAGCACCGACTCATCTATACCACCACCTTGCTGCTGTTCCAGTACTGCATCCCGCTCTTCATCATCCTGGTTTGCTACCTGCGTATCTATTTACgcctgcagaagagaaaggaCATGTTTGAGAAGAGTGCATACAACGGCCGGGTGGTTCAGCTGAGGAGGATAAACATTTTATTAGTATCCATGGTGATCGCCTTTGCTGTTTGCTGGTTACCGTTGCACGTTTTCAACAGCATTGAGGACTGGGATTACAAAGCCATTTCCCCTTGCCACCACAACCTGATCTTCTCATTGTGCCATCTAGTAGCCATGGCTTCCACCTGTGTCAACCCTGTTATCTATGGGTTCCTAAACAATAACTTCAAAAACGAAGTGAAGTCGCTGATACTGAGATGCCAGCATAATTCATCTAGCCACCAGGGAACAGCTTCTGAAGTCTCCACTGAAGAGACTTCAGGAAGGTTATTACACATGGATGCTAAAAGCAACAGATGGCTCCACAGTCTGACTCCAACATATACACCATAG